GCACGCGAGCGGTCACGCGAGCCTGGGTGCTGGAAACAGGGCCGAAGTTTTGGGAGAGACTGATCCGCAGCGAGTTGCCGTTCGCCAGGGACTTATCGACTTCAGCATTTAAACCAAATCCGCTCTGTGAGAAGTCGGGCCGACTGACGCCGGCGCTCACCCGTAAGCCGTTCTCAGCCTGCCAGCTTCCCTCAATGCTTCCGCCCACGCGGCTGGTGCCGCCGAGTAGATCGAACGCCACGTTGAGCTTGGGTTTGAGGATGATGGTGTTCGTGCCGCTGGTCATGGGATAGTCGAGACTCGCGGAGTACCGCAAGGCGTTCGTCGCCTGAGCGCCCGCCTGAACGGTCCGTTCATTCGTGAGTTCCTGTTTGAGGTGTCCCCAGTCGAACTTATAACCGGCACCAAAGCTGGTCTTTATGGTGGTTTTCTGGGTGGTGAGTTGTTCGGACCACGTCACTCCGGCGCGCAGCTCCATGCGGGTGTCCCGCACCTGCAAAGCGAATTCTGCGTCCCTGGCGGTAACAGCGTTCGCGGTGACAAGGTTGACGCCACCACGCAGGTTTGCCCCGACGCCAAAGGAACTCACCTGCGCACCCAGGCGCAGTTCCGCGTCTGCACGCCCGGTGGGGGTGCTGTCGAAGCCGGGCATGCGGTAACGAGCGCCTCCACCCACCCGCTGCACGTTCAAAGCGTTGTCGTTCAGGGTTACGTCGACGTCTCCCTTCACGGCAACGCCGTCACCTCGCACACCCAGTTCCCCGCGGGTGGTCACGCCCGGTGTAACTGCCTGCGCGGCGAGGGTGGTCGTCACACCTCCAGCAGCGAGGTCGACAGCCACGCGCGCGTCACCCCAAGCCATGCGCTGGCCGAGTTCTATACCGGCGACAAGTTCACCGGGACGGTCACGACGCAAACCGGCGTACGTGCGGAGATTGCCAAGGCCTGTGTTGTAGATTTCACTCTGCAGCGCCACTGCCGGAGGGCGGACAGTGAAACTGGAGAAGCCGGGCGTGGTGGGCCCCAGGCTAACGCGGACATCTGGCGTGCGGACTTCTGCTTCGAAATGACGAGGCTCGACGCTCAGGCGCAAGTTCACGTTCGGCGTGAGGGGGCCGGACACGGAAAAGCGAAACCGCAGACCGTCATCCCCACCGACGACCTGCACTTCGCCGGGAAGGGTATGCCGGGCGGTACCCGCAGCGGGCGCGGGTGAGAGGACATCCGCGCTGATACTCTGCTCGGCCGCGGCACCCGAGGTGCGCGCACGCAGCGTCACGCTGTGTTTAGCAAAGTGCGCTGGCACGGATCCGGAGACCCGCACATCCTGGATTTCGCCGGGGGCAAGAGTCAGGGTGGCCGGGGTCACGCGTGGCTGACCCTGGCCGGCAGCACTAAGAGCCACCTGGGCAGGCGCGTTGCCGTCATTGCGGACCTGGAAGGTTGCCTCAGCCTGTCCGTTTGTGGCACTCGCGGACAGTGCTCGCACGTGCAGGGCGTCACGTTGTGGGACGCGCACGCCCATTTCAGTCCGGACGTTATTCACGCTCACCATCACGGTGTGCGTGCCGGCGGGAGTACTGCGGGGGACACGGACGACGACCATTTCTACCCTCGCTTCACCTGGCGCCAACGTGAGGGTGCCGGGTGAAACGAGTACCACCCAGCCTGCGGGCAGGCCGAGTTGGAGTTGCACGTCACGCGACTCCGGACCCTCGTTGCTCAGATGAACCGCGAGCGTGGCCGTTTGACGTTCGGTGACCTCGACGACGCCACCTCTCAGCTGAAGCTGCGCGCTGGCATTGGGCAGCAACCCCAGCGTGAGTGCCAGTACAAGCGCTGCCCGCCGGACAAGCACGTTATCTCACCTCGACCTGGTAACGCGCTCCAAAAGCGTGATCCTGGGCCTCGTCGTCGGCTATGACTACCAGGGTGTACTTGCCATTCGGGAGATCCAGGGCGAAAGTGTCACGCAAGGACGTGCCTGGGTACAGGCGACGGTAACGGCTTGTGACGGTCGCGGCGAGCTTACCTTTGTCATCGAAGGCTTCGAGGGTAAGCTTCCGGACGATCCAGCGTTCGCTTTCGGCGTGCGTGTCGACACTGAAGGCAAGCTTTCCCTGTTCGTCACGCAGCAGTTGTGGGTTGTTGAACCGCACTTTCGTGTCCCCACCGGGCAGGTCAGCGACGACCTGCACCATGAAGCTGATACGGTTGCGGACCGTGAGGCCGCTCCCCGTCGCGGGTGGCAATTCCGGCGTGACGTGAATGGCACTCCAGTACGTCCCGATGGCGTTCGCGGGTGCGGTCAGGGTGTAATGGACGACCATCTTGGATTTTGCTGGGAGCGTGACTTCGTGGGTGTCGAGGGCAATCCACTTGGAGTTGGAACGAGGGAGGGTGCCAGCAGGATCATGACTAGTCGTACCGTCTGCCTGGAAGTGGTAGTCGGTGAGCGAAATGGTCGCGCGGGCTGGAGCTTCGGAAGGATTGGAGAGTGTGAGCGTGCCCTTGTAGACGCCACCGGGCGCGAGCGTCGTGTGATGGGTGAGTGCACCTTCCAGGCGAACTTCCGCGAGGGCAGTAGCATTTAGGGTGAGCGCTGCGAGGGCGAACAAGGCTTTGTTCATCATGGGCACCTTCGTGAAAAGCGCGTCTGACCCAGAGGCCAGACGCGCCTTTATCGCTTGATTTACTCGTCGGCGAGGGTGTAGGTGACGGTGACGTCTCCGCCAATGAAGCCTTTGGTGGCCGTAAAGCTGTAGGTAAGGGCTGCAGCGTCTTGGGTGATGAACTGGGTAATTCCGGTAACGAGGGCCGCTTCAGCTCCCAGCGTCTGGGTGGAGCCGACGCCGTTAGGGTCGCCAAGGGCGGCGGTAGGGGTGAACGCAACACTGCCGGTTACGTTGGTGGGCACGCCCGTAGCCTTGACGAGAACTTTGCGGGTAGTGACGCCAATCTTGTCCTCAGCGTGTGTGCTGTAAGCGAGCGTGGCATTGGCGTTAGCGAATGCCTTCCCAAGTTCCGTGATAGAGATTGTTACTGGTCCAGCCACCACAATCGTGTCTTTGATGTCGTTGGTCAGGGTGACGGTGTTGGTGGCAGGGCCCGCGCCAGCAAAGGCGGTGGTAGCGGCGCCGAGGGCAAGGGCAGCAAGAACAACTTTAAGGTTACGCATGTAAATACCTCTTTTTAGGCACCCAATCGTGGGTGTAAAGGGTTCACCTCTCTGAATAGAGGGAACAGACGAAAAGCCGGTCGCACCACTCGCTCCCCCCGTCCCAGGTGCCCGATTAAAGGGCGGGGTTCTTCGCGTCTCCTCGTCAGAGGCTTTCTCTGAACGAAGTACCTGTAATATACGCGAGGTTTCTCACAGAACTCTTACAAGAATATTCCGCATGTTGGTTCTAGACTTCGTCATCAATTCGGCAGTACGCGAAACCGCACCCGGCCGCCCGGCCGGAGCTGCGACGCCCGTGTAAAGTCGCCGGGATGCAGCAGGGCCGGCTTGTCATAGCCACCCAGCGTTCCCCGATCGTGCAGCAGCAGAATCGGCGTGCCGCCCGGCGTGACCTGCACCGCCCCGATGGGCACGGCTTCCGACAGGATCTCCCCTCCCGGTACCGGCGTTCCCTCGAACTGCACCCCGGTGCGGTCGGCCGTTTTGACGGTGAAGGTGCCGCTCGCCAGGGCGCGCAGAGCGGCGGGCGAGGCCTGCGGGCCGGGCAGCAGGCGCAGCACTTCGGGGTCACGCGCCGGGAAGTACGGCGTGAACGAGAACCCGGCCTGCACCGGGCGAGGCGCGGCCACGCCCAGCACGTCCCCCCGGCGCAGGGGTCGCCCCACCAGGCCGCGTAGATCGACCGAGGCGCTGCCCAGAAACGAGCGCGATTCGAACCCGCCCGCCACCGCGAGGTAGCCACGAACACCGAACGGCGCACCCGCGAAGCGCAGGGTGTCGCCTTCCCGCACGGTGAAGGTGGTGAAGGGCGCCACGGGCCGGTCGTTCAGCAGCGGCGTCATTCCGTACCCGGCGAAGACGGCGCTGCCCGTTCGCAGGGCCCGCAGAACCGGACCCTGCACGTTCAGTTCCAGCAGCGGCGTGTGCGCGTCGTTGCCCACCAGCCGGTTCGCGAGGCGCGCCAGGGCGGGGGCCTGCGCGCCCGTGCGGCTCAGGCCGAAGCGCCCCACCATCCGGCGGCCCATGTCGACCATCAGGTCGAGCAGACCGGGCGCGGCAACCTCAAAGAGCGGGAGCTGCGGCGATGCGGGCAGCAGCTCCAGCGCGGGCGGCTCGGGCGGAATGTCGCCGCCCGATTCCTGAAAGCGCACCTCGTCACCGCTTTCCAGCAGAAAGGGTTCCGGGCGGTGCGGGTCATACAGGCTCACCAGGGTGTGCCCCAGCAGGTTCCAGCCACCCGGTGACGCCAGCGGGTAGATGCCGGTCTGCGCGTTGGCCATCGCCACCGAGTGGGCGGGCACCCGCGCGCGGGGATTGGGGCGGCGCGGCAGGCGCAGATCGGCGTCTACCTCACCCAGAAAGGGAAAGCCGGGGCTGAATCCCACCGCGTAGACCCGGTAGGCGGCGCCGCTGTGCCGCCGCACGAACTCGTCGCGCGAGAGCTTCAGGCGCGCGGTGACTTCGGGCAGGTCCTCGCCGTCGTAGCGCACGGGAATGGTGACGGTCCGCCCGGGCTCCTCGGTGCGGGCCTGCGCCCCCTGCTGCGCGGCCCAGCTTCTCACGCGCGCTTCGTTCACGGTGGTGGGGTCATATTCGATGTACAGGCTGGCGTAACTGGGAATCAGGTCGGTCACGCCGGGCAGCGGGTGTTGCAGCAGACGGCGGGTCAGGGCCTGCAGGCGCGCGTTGGCCTGCGCGTCCATCCGGTCGGCAAAGCGCAGGTAGAAGCCCAGGACGCTCAAGCGGGCCTCCTCAGCGCTGCGAGTGCGCGCGGACCCGCACGCCCTCGGCTTCCAGGGCCTGGCGCACGGTGCGCGCGATGTCAGGCGCTTCGGGGTTGTCACCGTGAATGCAGAGGGTTTCGGCCTGCAGCTCGACCCAGCCGCCGTCCAGGGCCTGCACGCGGCCCTGCGTGACCATCATCACGGCGCGGCGGGCCGCCTCGGCGGGATCGCGGATGACCGATCCCGCCAGGTCGCGGCCCGCCAGACGGCCGTCGCTCAGGTAGGCGCGGTCCGGAAAGACTTCCAGTACCACGGGCAGACCGAGTTCGCGCGCCACGCGTTCCATCAGGCTGCCGCTCAGGACGAAAAAGGGCAGGCCAGGATCGTAGGCCTTGACGGCTTCGGCGACGGCGCGCGCGGTCACTTCGTCGCGCAGCATGCGCAGGTACAGCGCGCCGTGCGGTTTGACGTGGCTGAGTCTCAGGCCCCCTGTCTGCACGAACGCCTGCAGCGCGCCGATCTGGTAGAGGGTGTCGGCGTACAGTTCGTCTGCTCCGGCGGCCAGGTCGCGCCGTCCGAACCCCACCCGGTCGGGGTAACCGGGGTGCGCGCCAACCGCGACGCCGTGTTCGCGTGCCAGCGCGACGGTGCGCTGCATGGTCAGGGGGTCGCCGGCGTGAAAGCCGCAGGCGAGGTTGACCGAACTGAGAAAGGGAAAGAGTTCGTGGTCGCGGCCCATCGGCCAGGCGCCGTAGGACTCACCGGCGTCGGCGTTGATATCGACTTGCATTTCGGTCATGGAGTCTCCTGTAGAGCAAGCGGGGTCTGTTCAAACTTTACCCGAGCGCTCTTGGACTGGAAGGGGAAGGTCGCGCTTGACATTCTTTGGTTAATTCGGTATTTTCCAAATTAGCAAAATATCAAACAATCACCAGCTTCCCAGGAGACGCATGACCAGCCTGAACGCCCCTACCTCCAGACCCTTTCTGCGCGCCTTTCTCAGCCTTTACCCGCTCGGTCTGCTCGGCGTGCTCTCCCTCGTCCCCACGCTCGGCCCGACCCTCTCCTCCCTGATGGCGGGCAGCACCGCCCCCACACCACCGCTCGCCCTGCTCATCACGCTGGTCGTCGCGCAAAGCGCCGTTCAGCTCGGCGTGATCGTCGCCCTCGGCACGATCGTCTCCCCTGCCCTGAACAGCCGCTCGCTGCTGCTCGGCCGGACCCTCCACGGGCAGCCCTTGTGGCCCGCGCTGCGCTCACAGCTTCCCCTGGCGCTGCTCGGCACGGTGCCCGTCGTCCTGGGCATCCTCCTGCTCGACCGCGCCTTTCGCCCGCACCTCAGCGAAGCCTGGCAGAGCGCCGTGCAAAGCCAGACCGTCACGCTCGCCTCGCGCGCCAGCGCCCTGCTCTACGGCGGCGTCACCGAGGAACTGCTGATGCGCTGGGGCGTGATGTCCCTCATCGCCTGGGCGCTGTGGCGCACCCTGCAACGCCGCGCCGCGCAACCCGCGCCCTGGGTCTTCTGGACGGCCATCATTGTCGCCGCGCTGCTCTTCGGGCTCGGTCACCTGCCCGCCGTCGCCAGCCTCGCGCCCCTCGATCTCCTGCTTGTCGTCCGCACCATCGTGCTGAACGCCATCGGTGGACTCTGGTACGGCTGGCTGTTCTGGCGCCGCAGCCTCGAAGCTGGTATGAGCGCCCACGCCTTCACGCACGTTCTGTTCTGGCTGCTCGCGCCCCTCGCGGTCTGAGGCCAGAGCGCTTCTCCTTCACATTTTTCCGCAGGAGCACCCATGCCCCCCACCCGCACCGCCCACCTCGAGCGCCAGCCGGCCAATCTGGCCTCCAGGCTGCACGTATGAACGACGTCTTCAAGGCCCTGGCGGACCCGACACGACGTGAAATTCTGCGGGTCCTCAAGGAAGGCGAGAAAAGCGCCGGAGAGCTCGCCGCGCTCTTTGCGCTCAACAAAAGCACCCTCAGCGGACATTTTGCCGTCCTGAAGGCCGCCGATCTGGTCGTCACCGAAAAACGCGGCACCACCGTCATCTACCGCCTGCACACCACCGTTTTCGAAGACGTCCTGTCCGGCCTGTTCGAGTTGTTCGGACGCGATACGCCCAGGGAAAACGAGGAGAAGACATGATCCGACGCAACGACCTCCGCAAAGAGTGGCCGACACTGCTCGCCTTCGCCGTGACCTTCGCCGCGAGCGCCTACCTGTGGCCCCGTAGCCCCGAAGTCATTCCGGTGCACTGGGGCCTGAACGGTGAACCCGACCGCTTCGGCAGCCGCGCCGAAGGCCTCCTGCTCCTTCCTGGCCTGCTGCTGGGCAACGCCTTGCTGATGCTCGCCGTGGAGCGTTTCAGCGCGCACGGAGCGCGGAACGCCACCGTCCTGCGCACGGTTCGGCTGGTGATGGGCGTCACCGCTGCCCTGCTGACGCTGCGCATGGTGTTCGACTGGGAGGTGCCCCGCACCGTCATCATTGCCGTCGGCATCATCTTCGCGCTGCTGGGCAACGTCCTCGGAAAAGCCCACCCGGGCGGACGGTTCGAACGCGTCGACACGTGGACTCCCGAGCGCAAGCGCGCCTGGTACGCCACCACCAAACGCAGCTCGGTGCAGCTGACGTTCTTCGGGAGTGCCCTGCTGTTCGCTGGGCTGCTGCTGCCCGATGTCTGGCTGACGCCGTGGGTCGCTCCTTTCGGTCTGCTGGGTGGCCTGTTGATCATGATGATCCGTCTGGGCCTCGACATGTCCTCGTGGCGGAGCGGCAAAAATTCCACCACAGGCTCGCACGGACCTCGCTGAGGAACATCACGTTCAAGGCGCAGCCGTGAAGAAATCATGGGCGTTTCACTCCACCAGTGGAATCAACCCCCTCGGGCGCGTTCGTACAATGACCGCACGCAAGCCGGGAAGCCCGTCCTCGTCGCCCGCGCTTGGCCGAAGGGAGCACTGCATGAGTGAGCACGTCTACAAGATCGTGGAGTTGGTCGGATCGTCACCGGACGGCATCGAAGCCGCCATTCAGAACGCCGTGTCACGCGCCTCGAAAACCATCCGCCACATGCGCTGGTTCGAGGTGGTCGAAACGCGCGGCCACCTCGCCGAGGGCAACATCGCGCATTATCAGGTGACCGTCAAGATCGGCTTCACCCTCGAGGACGGCGAGAGCCTGTAACAGGGCGGCACAACTGGGTCCTGCGCCGTTGCCGCACCTGCCCGGGCGTTTTAAGGTCAGGGCATGAACCGCACCCTGACTGCCATGACCTTTGCGCTGTGCACTGTCGCTTCTGCCGCGCCGTCCTCCGCACCACCCAGGTGGGAGTACGGCGTGCTGCTGTTCGACGCGCGCGGCACCTACCAGTGGGCACTTGAAAAGCGCGCCGTCGACGCCGCTTCTCCCAAAGAACTGCTCGAAAAGCTCGGCGGCAAGGCCACGCCGGGCGTGTACCTGCTCTCGGGCGTCATGAACGTGCTGGGCGCGCAGGGTTGGGAACTCGTCTCCTCCACCCGCTCGGACCTGGGTCAGCAGTTTTTCTTCAAGCGCCCGCGCAAGTAAAGTCGGCCTGCTCAATCTCGCGCGCCGTCGTGATAACCATAAGCTACAGTCGGAAACGACCATGATCGGTTCGATTCAGGACGCCCTGAGGGCCATGATCTACCGCGACGCCCGCCTTCCTCCCGCCGAGGTCGACGTCCGCTTCGCCGCGCCCACCCGTGAGTTCACGTCGGGCGTGAACCGTCCCACCATCAACTTCTACCTGTACGACATGATCGAGAACGTGCGCCTGCGCAGTCACGACCTCGATGTACGCCGGAACGGCCAGTTCGACTCGCGCCGCCTCAGGCCGCGCCGCATGGACCTGAAGTACCTCGTGAACGTCTTTTTCAAGTCACAGGTCGGCGAGATGGACGAGCAGGAATGGCTGCTGCTCTGGCGGGTTCTGGCAACCCTGATGCGCCACGCCGAATGGGCCGAGGCCGACCTGCCCGAAAGCGTGCGGGCGCTGGACGTGGGTATCCTGGGTTCTGTTTCCCAGCCCGATCACAACGCCCGACTGTCAGACGTCTGGAGCGGCCTGGGCAACCACGCCCGCCCGTCGCTGCACTACGTGCTGACCGTGCCGCTCGATCTGAACATCGAGTTTCACACGCCGCTCGTACTGGGCCAGGAAACCAGCTTCCGGCGCAGCGACACCGGCGACATTGCCGGGGAGCGGACCCGTTTCGGCTGGCAGCTGCTCGCCCCGGACGGGCGTGGCGTGGCGGGGGCCGAGGTACGGCTGGAGGGCGGCCTCAGCGTCACCACCACCGATGCGGGCGGCGCCTTTTTTCTGCGCGTCGGCAGCGAGGAAGCCCGCGCGCTGCAGGTGCGGCTTCCCGGCAGCAACGCCTGGCACAACGCGAGGTCACTGCCAGGTGATTACCGGGTCGTCTTGCACTGAGCGGCCACCCGGCGCCGTCAGTTCAGCTTGATCAGGCCGCCCTGCACTTCCACGACGCCGCCGGTGATCTTGACGGTGGCGCTCCCGTTCAGCTCGATGTTCGGCGCCTGCGCCTTGATGGACGCCATGGCCTGCAGCTCCACCTTGCCCTGAGCAGTCACCGTGACGTTGCCTGCCACGTCGACGCTGAGGGCATTGCTCCTGGTGTCGAACCTGATCCGGTTCCCGGCCCGGTCTTCGATCAGGATATGCTCGTCACCCGCCCTGTCACTCAGGGTCAGCCGGTGGCCGCGCGCGCTTTCCAGCTGCACGAAGGGCTTGTCGTCAGAGTCATCGAACGTCAGCTGGTGGCCGCGCCGTGAGCGCAGCAGGCGCTGGGTCACCTTGCCTCCCTGAACGATCTCGCTGTTTGCTTTGGGCGGTGCGTCGGGGCCGTTCCACAGACCACCCAGCACGTACGGATGGTGAATGTCGCCCATCTCGAAACCGACGATGACCTCATCGTTGACTTCCGGCAAGGCCATGAGACCCCGAGCAGCGCCCCCGCCCATGCTGGCCACCCGTGCCCAGTCGCTTTCGTGCTCGTCGGTCAGGCCGGGATACTTCACCTTCACGCGGCCCCAGCCCTGCGGGTCCTGGTTGTTGGTCACGATGCCAATGGCGAGCCCCATCTGGGTGGTCTCACGTTTTCCCGCGCCCAGCGTCGCCACAATACCCGAGGCCTGCTGACCGGACACCTGAAACTCGGTGGTGTAACCGCCCTCGGCGTGGTAGCTGTGAACGGCCGTCGAGACATAATAGGTGCCACCGAAACGGTCCCCCACCGCAGTGATCTTGAGCGGCACGCCGGCGGTAATGGCGGGATTGCCACCACACACCCCGCTGGCCTCGATCAGCCGCTCGGCGGCGCGGTTGGCTGTCGCCTGTGCCAGGGCGTCGGCCAGGCCCTGCTGACGCACGACGTGCTGCGTCACGGTGTGGGTGGGCCGGGCTCCGAAAGCCTGCGTGACATCCTCCGTGGTTCGGCGCTCACCGACCTTTGGAGTTCCCTCGGCTGCAGCAGCCTGACCCAGAATCGCCTGCTTGGTTTTGGGGTCCCAGCTGCGCGTCATGGTCCTGGCAGGCTGATCCAGGCTGCTCAGGCGTGGCAGAAATTCCGACAGGTTGACGCCCCACTTGAGTTCCACCGCGTCCGAATCGGCCTTGGGAGGCACGCAGTGCAACCGGGTGCCGTCGGCGTAGAGCAGGTAACCCAGCCGCGCGGCGCGCTCCTGCAAAAAAGCCAGGTTGGTCTGGTTGTTCTGAAACACGTAGTCGTGCACGAAGCTCGCGCTGCCCGTTTCGGCGGTCAGGCCGACCTCACCGGCGATCTTGCGGACCAGGTCCATGTCGCTGACGTTCTGAAAAGAGCGCGCAAACGTACCGCGCGCCAGGCGGTGCAGGCGGTCGAAGGCGCGAATCACCAGAAACTGGTCGTGCAGCGTGAAACGCGGCTCGATTTCGACGATCTCGCCGTCGAACAGTTCACCCTGTCGTTCGCCGATGCGGGTGCTGACCACCAGCGTGGCGCCCAGCTTGAACACGTCATCGTCGATCAGCCTCAATTCCGGGTCCCGGAAGATGACCGTGGCCACGTCCGGCAGGTGCAGGCTGCTTTCGACCGTTACTTCCCGCAGGCGGCGCATGGTCTCGACGGGTGCGTCCTGTCCGTCGAACTTCAGGTAGAAGTGCGAGATGGCGCCGTCCACGCTCCGCCCGGCGCTCACCTGTCACTCCCCGTGTGCGTCTTGCGCAGGTCGGTGTTGGTGTTGCCGGACGCGCGGCGGGTCTGCTCACTGATCTGGTAGGTGCTGGGACCGGTCGGCATGAGTTTGGCATCCGCGCTTTGCTGCAGTTCCAGCGTCACCATCGCCCGCACCGGCATGCCGCTCGGCATGAACAGCGTGAACTGCTGCTGCATGCTCTGAATGACCGCCTTGAAGTGCCAGGTGCTGCCCCACTGAAACAGCACTTCGGGTGGCTTGCTCTTGTCGGTCTTGGGGTCTTTGGTCTGCTGGTCGATGTGCAGCAGCTGCCACAGCCGGTCGGTGTAGACCCGCACGTCCTCCACGCTGTCCATCGCGCGTCCACGGCGGTGCAGGTAGGTATCGAAGAACAGCTGCAGGCTGAGCGTCGCGCCCTTGCCGCCCGCGAAGTTCTTCTGCCCGGCGTCCGAGGTGCTGCTGCTCGATTCGGGCCAGTTGGCGGTCTTGCTGAGGGTGTACTCTTTGGGGTTGAACATGAACTCGATCGCTTCACCTTCGGGGTTCACGGGTTTGATGGACGCTTTGACCAGCTGACCGTTCGACATGTCTTTCTCCTGCTTCGTGCACTTTTCTGCTTCGTTGATCCAGCGTCGCGACGCCTTTCCTTGCTGACGCTGTCTTGCGAGCGCTGTCTGCCGGACATTGTCACTGCGCGCACCGGGGCCTGCGCTGCAAATTGCGCCACGGGCCGGGAAGACCGGGCCCGTGGTGTCACTTCAGTTTCCCTGGCACTCCGCGGGGGGCGTGCCGCCCGGTCGCCAGCCACACCAGCGTTCACGTGCGGCGCGCGAGCTGTACGGTCCAAAAAAGGCGTTGAGTTCTTCGTTGAACGACACCACGAAGGCGATGTTCTCCTCGGGCTTGTTGTCCAGCAGAATCCGGGCGTTCAGGGTGAAGGCAGAAGAACCTCCCTGAATCAGCTTGCCTTTGACGGCGCCCTGCTCTCCCGTCCGGTCGTTCATGAAGCTTCCGGTGACGTCGCTGCCGTCGATCTGCAAGGTCAGGCGGCCGAAACTGTGCTGCCAGGTGCCGTTCAGGACGGCGCTGCCCGGCAGAATTTGCGATCTGGACGCGGCCAGGCGCTCGGCGCTGACCCGTACGGTTTTGGTGATCGACTTGCCGTCTTCACCCCGGGCACGCAGCAGGTAACTGGTCGAGCGCATGACCACGACATCCTGACTTCCCTGCTCCTCGACATCTCCCAGACCACTGATGCTGACCTCTTTGGCGTGCTGCACGTTCCACGACAGCGTCACGCTGCTGCCAGCGGTGACGTTGACGTCGCTGGCGGTGAAACTGAGAATCGCGGCAGGCGTCGGCGCAGGAGTGACCGGTGTGGGTAGGGCCGTGGGCGTCGAGACCGTGGCGGACTTCGGTGCAGGTGCGGGCTTGAGCGCAGGTGCAGGCTTCGGGGCCGGTTTGGGAGCAGCAACCGGGAGCGGCGCGGGAAGCGGCTTCGGAGCAGGAAGTACTGCTTTGAGCGTCACCACCTGCCGGGCCTGCACCGGATCGTTTCCACCCGTGCTGAGGATGTAGGTGGTGTTGCGCGAAACGGGCACCGTGACCGATCCCTGCGCCGGGAAGCTCTTCCCCAGCGGCTCCAGCGTGACTTTGCCGACCCCGCCGACCTGCCACTTCAAGGTGACCTTGTCTCCTTTGGTGACTTCCCTGGCCGAGACGCTGAACAGCTTGATCTCGGGCCGTGTGGGGGGCTGCGCCGGAACCGGTGGCGCCTTGATTGCTGGCGCGGGGGGCGGCACCGGAGCCGGGACCGAAGCTGGCGGCACGATGGGCGCTTTGGTCACCACGGGTACTTCGGGAGGCGCGACGACCAGCATGCTGACCGACCGGGCATCCTGCTGACCCTGCGCGTTGCGCGCGATCAGGTTGAGGGTCACGGGAGCCGCCAGACCGGGTGCGCGCTGCACGACGCTGCCGCTGGCGGCCAGCGACTGCGAGCCGCCAGGACCGCTCAGTTCGACGCTGGAGGCGTCCTGGGTCTGCCAGCTCAGGGTGTAGCGCTCCCCGGGTTTCACGTTCACCGGGTTGACCGTGAACGCCACCACCCGGGGAGCGCGGGCCACGACGCTCACGGCCCCGCTGCTCGACACGCTGGCCTGACCGTTGGCCGCGGTAATACGGTACACGGTGTTCTGCTGGGCGGTCAGCTGGGTCTGGCCGCTCGCGCCCACCGTTCCCAGGGGATCAATGGTGACGCTGGTGGCGTGCGCGACCTTCCAGCGGATGGTGACGGTCTGTCCGACCTCGGCATTTTCCGGGGTCACCTTGAAGAGCTCGATCACCGGGGCCAGCACCTTGACCTCGACGTTGCGCACCACGTTCTCACCTCCTGAGGAGGCCAGCAGGCGAAAGGCCATGTCCGCCGTGATCTTGCGTTTGGCTTCACCGCTGGCGTCGACGGTGCCGAAGGGCTCCAGCGTCACGCTTTTGACGTTGGCCACCTTCCAGCGCACTGTCACGGTGTCGCCGACGGGGGCGCTCAGGGACGACACCTCGAAGCGCTCGATGACCGGCGCGGGCAG
The Deinococcus peraridilitoris DSM 19664 genome window above contains:
- a CDS encoding autorepressor SdpR family transcription factor gives rise to the protein MNDVFKALADPTRREILRVLKEGEKSAGELAALFALNKSTLSGHFAVLKAADLVVTEKRGTTVIYRLHTTVFEDVLSGLFELFGRDTPRENEEKT
- a CDS encoding DUF1648 domain-containing protein; translated protein: MIRRNDLRKEWPTLLAFAVTFAASAYLWPRSPEVIPVHWGLNGEPDRFGSRAEGLLLLPGLLLGNALLMLAVERFSAHGARNATVLRTVRLVMGVTAALLTLRMVFDWEVPRTVIIAVGIIFALLGNVLGKAHPGGRFERVDTWTPERKRAWYATTKRSSVQLTFFGSALLFAGLLLPDVWLTPWVAPFGLLGGLLIMMIRLGLDMSSWRSGKNSTTGSHGPR
- a CDS encoding dodecin, which translates into the protein MSEHVYKIVELVGSSPDGIEAAIQNAVSRASKTIRHMRWFEVVETRGHLAEGNIAHYQVTVKIGFTLEDGESL
- a CDS encoding DUF4255 domain-containing protein, which translates into the protein MIGSIQDALRAMIYRDARLPPAEVDVRFAAPTREFTSGVNRPTINFYLYDMIENVRLRSHDLDVRRNGQFDSRRLRPRRMDLKYLVNVFFKSQVGEMDEQEWLLLWRVLATLMRHAEWAEADLPESVRALDVGILGSVSQPDHNARLSDVWSGLGNHARPSLHYVLTVPLDLNIEFHTPLVLGQETSFRRSDTGDIAGERTRFGWQLLAPDGRGVAGAEVRLEGGLSVTTTDAGGAFFLRVGSEEARALQVRLPGSNAWHNARSLPGDYRVVLH
- a CDS encoding VgrG-related protein is translated as MSAGRSVDGAISHFYLKFDGQDAPVETMRRLREVTVESSLHLPDVATVIFRDPELRLIDDDVFKLGATLVVSTRIGERQGELFDGEIVEIEPRFTLHDQFLVIRAFDRLHRLARGTFARSFQNVSDMDLVRKIAGEVGLTAETGSASFVHDYVFQNNQTNLAFLQERAARLGYLLYADGTRLHCVPPKADSDAVELKWGVNLSEFLPRLSSLDQPARTMTRSWDPKTKQAILGQAAAAEGTPKVGERRTTEDVTQAFGARPTHTVTQHVVRQQGLADALAQATANRAAERLIEASGVCGGNPAITAGVPLKITAVGDRFGGTYYVSTAVHSYHAEGGYTTEFQVSGQQASGIVATLGAGKRETTQMGLAIGIVTNNQDPQGWGRVKVKYPGLTDEHESDWARVASMGGGAARGLMALPEVNDEVIVGFEMGDIHHPYVLGGLWNGPDAPPKANSEIVQGGKVTQRLLRSRRGHQLTFDDSDDKPFVQLESARGHRLTLSDRAGDEHILIEDRAGNRIRFDTRSNALSVDVAGNVTVTAQGKVELQAMASIKAQAPNIELNGSATVKITGGVVEVQGGLIKLN